A single window of Larimichthys crocea isolate SSNF chromosome XII, L_crocea_2.0, whole genome shotgun sequence DNA harbors:
- the nudt5 gene encoding ADP-sugar pyrophosphatase, whose translation MNNTEEPKVSTVPHIVKEELIATGKWVKLEKTTYVDPAGNTRTWETAKRTTRRANTEADGVGIIALLKRTLHKDCVVMVKQFRPPMACHTLEFPAGLIDEGESAEVAALRELKEETGYKGEVVGVTPVTCLDPGLSNCTTQIVMVNINGDEMENINPTQQLGDGEFVEVVLLPLDEFQMKIDELMKKEKIIVDAKVYIFAMGMVQAFFKPRELPILKQ comes from the exons ATGAACAACACCGAGGAGCCCAAAGTGAGCACAGTGCCACACATAGTGAAGGAAGAG CTGATTGCCACCGGAAAGTGGGTGAAGCTGGAGAAGACGACCTACGTGGACCCTGCTGGAAACACCAG AACCTGGGAGACTGCCAAAAGGACGACGAGACGAGCCAACACAGAAGCAGATG GTGTCGGGATCATCGCCCTGCTCAAACGGACGCTCCACAAAGACTGCGTGGTGATGGTTAAGCAGTTTCGTCCTCCTATGGCGTGTCACACTCTGGAGTTCCCTGCAG GGTTGATTGACGAGGGAGAGAGCGCAGAGGTTGCTGCGCTGAGGGAGCTGAAAGAAGAAACCGGCTACAAAGGGGAAGTAGTCGGCGTCACTCCAG TGACCTGTCTGGACCCCGGTCTGTCTAACTGCACCACCCAGATCGTCATGGTCAACATCAATGGAGATGAAATGGAGAATATCAACCCGACACAACAGCTGG GTGATGGAG AGTTCGTTGAAGTTGTTCTTTTGCCTCTTGACGAATTCCAGATGAAAATAGACG agctgatgaagaaagaaaaaatcattgTGGACGCCAAAGTGTACATCTTTGCCATGGGGATGGTCCAGGCCTTCTTTAAGCCGAGGGAGCTGCCCATCCTGAAGCAGTGA
- the cdc123 gene encoding translation initiation factor eIF2 assembly protein — protein MKKEQVVNCQFSVWYPIFKKHTIRSLILPLPQNVIDYLLDDGTLVVSGSDHNTQQTHTYNSDSNAEEDIQWSDDETTTTVTAPEFPEFNSKVLEAINALGGRVFPKLNWSAPRDANWIALNSSLQCNSLSDIFLLFKSSDFITHDLTQPFLVCSDQDSPDPVINYELVLRKWSELIPGGEFRCFVKENKLIAISQRDYTQYYQHILKQEEQICHAIQEFFSQHIQYKFPDEDFVFDVYRDSQGRVWLIDLNPFGEVTDSLLFTWEELTSSGEISQQQDGPAFRYTTSEVTVQPSPCLSYRIPRDFVDLSAGEDAYKLIDFLKLKKSQQEDSEEEEEEEEEEESAPQ, from the exons ATGAAGAAGGAGCAAGTGGTCAACTGTCAGTTCTCGGTTTGGTATCCGATCTTCAAGAAACACACCATCagaag CTTGATTCTGCCACTGCCTCAGAATGTAATAGATTACTTGCTGGACGATGGGACATTGGTAGTCTCTGGGAG TgaccacaacacacagcagacacacacttacaacaGCGACTCCAATGCAGAGGAAGACATTCAG TGGTCAGATGATGAGACAACCACCACGGTCACT GCTCCAGAGTTCCCAGAATTTAACTCTAAAGTGCTGGAGGCCATAAACGCTCTGGGTGGACGCGTCTTTCCCAAACTCAACTGGAGCGCTCCGCGG GATGCTAACTGGATTGCTCTGAACAGTTCCCTGCAGTGTAACAGCCTCAGTGATATATTCCTGCTCTTCAAAAGTTCCGACTTCATCACCCACGACCTCACTCAGCC ATTCCTTGTATGCAGTGACCAGGACTCCCCAGATCCGGTCATAAACTATGAG CTGGTCCTGAGGAAGTGGAGCGAGCTGATTCCCGGTGGAGAGTTTCGCTGCTTcgtcaaagaaaacaaactgattg CGATCTCCCAGAGAGACTACACTCAGTACTACCAGCACATCTtgaagcaggaggagcagaTCTGTCACGCCATACAAGAATTCTTCAGCCAGCACATCCAGTACAAGTTCCCGGACGAAGACT ttgtgTTTGATGTCTACAGAGACAGCCAG GGAAGGGTGTGGCTCATCGACCTGAACCCGTTCGGAGAGGTGACCGACTCCCTGCTGTTCACCTGGGAGGAGCTGACGTCCAGCGGGGAgatcagccagcagcag GACGGCCCGGCGTTTCGCTACACCACCAGCGAGGTGACGGTGCAGCCCAGTCCCTGTCTGAGCTATAGAATCCCGAGAGACTTTGTTGACCTCTCCGCCGGAGAAGACGCCTACAAGCTCATCGACTTCCTCAAACTC AAGAAGAGCCAACAGGAagactctgaggaggaggaggaggaggaggaggaggaggagagcgctCCACAGTGA